The window ACCATCTGCGCCAATGACTAGATTGGCAGAAATAGAGCGATCGTCACCCAGCTTCACGCCCGAAACCCGGCGATCGCTCCACAGCAAATCTTGCACAGGACTGCCGGGGATAAACTCAAAATTGGGATAAGTGGTTGCCTGGTCGATCACGGCTTCCAGGAAAGCTGGCTGTGAGACAAGGGTGCAGGGCTTACCACCCGGTTCGATCGGCTCATCAACTCGAAACAGAAATCGGTTCTCGATCAGGACTTCCCAGGCATCTAAAGGTCGATGAGGGATGTGTTCTAGCACAGACGATAATCCCATCTGTTCTAGAGCATCTAGCCCACTAGGCATCAGTCCCTCACCGCGAAACACTCTGCGGAAGTTACGGGAGGATTCAATCAGTTTGACGGCGATGCCTCGTTTGACGAGAAGCAGTGCAAGCGTTGCACCAGCAGGCCCAGCCCCGACAATTACAACCTGAGTCATCACGTTAAAACTGCATTGAATGACTTCAGAATACCAAACTTCTCTGTATAACCGTGCTTTACAACTTGCTGGTGAGTAGCCTACGGTTTAACGGTTTACTTTTTCGGCGATCACACTAATCAAAGAAGCTATAATACCTACAGAAGTGCATTTAAGGGCTTCAGCTAATTTTAGCTACTTATGTTTTTGGTAAACCAATTTGATAATTTTCTAACACTAGAGAACTTCCATCTAGCTTTTAGCCGTTTACAGACAGCAACTAGAGATTTATATAAAGAACTCTATTATGAAGACCTGAAAATATTTGGATTGTTTTTAGATGAAAATATAAAGTTTGTATTAAATGAGATAGAACAAGGAATATTTAAGCCAGAAAGCTCCTATAAAATATTTATACCTAAAAAAAATAATCTTGTAAGGCCATTATCTTTATTGAAATTTAAGGATTTGCTAGTTTATCAAGCAATTATCAACGTAATTGCTGATGCTGTCTATGATGATATAGCTCCGTATTACAATAATATTATATTTGGGAATGTTTATCATACCTCAACAGATAGCGAAAAGGACAGAATTTTTTTCTTCAAGCCTTGGAAGCAGCAATGGAAAAAGTTTGAGCAGAAAACCAGAAATTATTATGAAGCTGGTTACAAGTTTCTATCTGAGTTCGATATGGCGTCATTTTTTGACACTATAGATCATTATATTCTTAAACAGATCTTATATAAAAATTACAAAATTAATGAACAACTTTTAGATTTGCTACTAGAGTTGTTGGAAGCATGAGCGAATTTTCAATTTCAGCTCCGGATTGTTTTTTTAATGAGAAAATATGGACTGATAGAGAAATATATACAGAATTGAATTTCTCTTTTCGTTCCTTTTTTAAATATAGAATTATAGACCCTTCAAAATCATTACTAAATCTTAACTTATTCAACAATTTGATTTATGATAGAATATGCGAAATTTTAAATGTTTCCAAGCCAAACAAGGAATATGGTGTAAATTTAGATTCTAAGTGTATCGAAGATCATTTCCCAATTGCCAATAGGTATTTCACTGAAATTAATGCACAGAGAAATCAGAGGACGGACGCTCATCCTTATGACAAACATGGAAACCTGAGAATTAGGATTAACGACAAGGAATTAGAAAAACTTATACATAAACAAAATAAAGCTTTGGAAGAAATTTGTAGCTTCGACTTTTTAAAATATCTCTAAGGAGGCGAGAAAATCCTAATACCAACTCACAGCGTATGGAATCAACCTGTGTTAGTTAGTTAGAATCCGAATTGATAAAGGTCAACAAAGCACTAGAATCGGCGGTATATCTCTCAATCATCTTGGACAGGCAATAGAGGCACAATCATAATAAGTAAATCTGGGATATTTCGCTGAATCACTTGCCAGACAATATTCATATCAAGCCGATCATATTGGTGAGCAATCATGTCTCGCATTCCAGCGATATCATCCCAAGGTACTTCTGTATGCTGCGATCGAAACTCACGGGACAATCGTTTTGTCGCCTCTCCCATAATTGTAATTTGATACAGAATTGCGGATTGCCTCATCACATCTGATTCCAACTGCTCACGACTTACCCCTTGAGCAAACTGTAAAATCAATTCCCCATCTCTGACAATATCAATTAGCGATGCACTATCCCGCGACATAAGCAACTTGAGCAGTATCTAAAATTTCTTGCCGTCGAATCCAATTGTGACTTTGCTCAATTGACGTTTTTGTCACTAAATCAATCTCACGTTTTAGAAGAATTTCTAACTCGTCTTTCATCCGCACAAACTCCAACAATCCCCAAGTAGCTTCCGCATCAAATCGCACCATAACATCAATATCACTATCGGGTCGAAAATCGTCTCGCAACACAGAACCGAAGAAGTAAAATTCTGCAATCTTCCATCGCTGGCAAAACTCTGGTATGTGGGACGCGATCGCATCCATCATTGCTGGAGGTAGTTGGATTGGTAACTTTTGTTTCATACTTGACTCACCTTTCCCTTATAGGGTGTAGCTTTACTTCGCGCAAAGAAATCAGCAATCGAATGCGCTTATTCGTCATGTTATCCCCCGATAGACGGTCTAGCGTTACGAGGAATGTTAGCGACAATAACGGTATAAGCAGTCTAATCGAGGCAGGTATAGGGCAATGGTGCGATTAAAACCTTGGCAGTGGGTGGTATTAGCAACCCCGATCGCAATTATCATCGTCTTCCTACTAATCTCCGCAGGAAGGCAGATTCACGAATGGGGCATTAATTGGATTTGGGCTGTATTCACCCTTCTATTAGTCGGTTGGCGTTGGTTGCTGGTGAAATGGACTCGATCTGAGGTAAACCAGCTAGAAGCTGTATTAGCAGAAGTCAATCAAGAACTGGAATCTACCGCCGACGACACAACCGTACAGCCAACGGGAACAGACGCCACCAGTAAAGCCGAAATTGCAATCCAAGACATCTTAAAAGACGCACAAAACGATCCACCGATTTGGGAAGACTGGTCAATTTTTTGGAAGCGATGCCAGGAAGTTGTGGTGGCGATCGCACACATCTACCATCCTGAAGTCAAGTATCCCCTGCTTTCCATCTACGTTCCCCAGGCTTACGGGCTAATTCGGGGAACAATGGATGATATGGATCGGTGGATGCAAAAGTTATCCCCTGCCCTCAATCAGGTTACAGTTGGGCAAGCCTACCAAGCCTACGAAGTCTACCGCAAACTAGAGCCAACCGCCCGTAAACTCTGGCAAGTCTGGAACTGGGCGCAGTGGGTATTAAATCCGGCGGCAGCCGCCGCAAGAGTCGCGAGTCAAGGTTCTAGTAATCAAGCTACTCAGCAATTGTTGGTCAATTTAGGTCAGTCGTTACGGGCAGCGGCGCTGCGAAACTTATGTCGGCAAGCGATCGCACTTTACGGAGGTACTACCCAATTACCCTCAGAATTTGCCACTACTACACCGACGTTACCCAAGGCAAAAACCCAAACCCTCCGAGAAATCCTGACTCAAGCCGAACCCACAGAAGCGGTTGAGCAAAAACCTGTCAATATTTTACTGGTAGGGCGAACGGGTTCAGGAAAAAGTAGCTTAATTAATACGCTATTTCAGGCAGATTTAGCTGAAGTTGATGTTTTACCCAGTACTGATCGGATTCAAAATTACCACTGGCAGTCCCAATCTGGAGAAACCTTGACGCTTTGGGATACTCCCGGTTACGAACAAGTCAACCGTGGTGATTTGCGGGAACTTGTACTTGATTATGCCACCAATGCCGATTTGCTGCTACTCATCACCCCTGCCCTCGATCCAGCGTTGCAAATGGATGTGGACTTTCTTAAGGATATGAAGGCGGATATTGCAGACTTACCTGCGATCGCTATTGTCACTCAAGTGGATCGTTTGCGTCCCATCCGCGAGTGGGAACCGCCTTATGATTGGGAATGGGGCGATCGTCCCAAGGAAAAAGCGATTCGAGAAGCGACTGAGTATCGTGCTCAGTTACTGGATAATTTCTGTGATTTTGTTCTACCTGTCGTAACCAGTGACAGCAAAACAGGACGAACGGCTTGGGGAGTGGACGCGCTATCGTTAGCATTAGTGGATGCGATCGACCCTGTTAAACAACTGCGTCTTGCCCGCTTTTTACGTAACTTAGAAGCCCGCACCGTTGCCGCCGCTAAAATTATCGAGCGCTACACCTTCCAGATGGCAACCACTCAGGGACTCACAACACTGCTCAAAAGTCCCGTCCTCCAGTTTATTTCCACGCTGACTACTGGACAGCCAACTTTAGCTTATTTGCTTGCCGAGCAAATTCCGGTCGAACAATTGCCGGTGGTTATTGGTAAACTCCAGATGGCCTATGACTTATTTTCGCTCTTGAGTTCAGGTGAAACTAACATTCGTAATTTTGATTTGCTATCGCTTTGGCCTTTATTGTTGGAAAATCCGGCTTCACCTGAGCGCAATGCTTGGGCATTTGGTCACGCCTTGGTTGAATATTGGACTCAAAATCTGACGGATAAACAACTGCGGGAACGGATTGAATATTACCTCAACACAACAGTCAATAATTAAGTAATTAAGTAATTAAAAGATTAGCGATGTACGTATTAATTGGTGGAGCAGGTTTAGTGGGGCTGAACTTAGCCCAAGAGTTAGTGTCATTGGGGCATACAATAGCCGTGATTGATATTGACCCGGCTGCCTGCCGATATGCACGGGAGCAGGTGGGGGTGATGGCGTTTGACGGTAGCGCCGTCAATACGCAATTGCTGCTAGAAGCAGGAATTCGCAAAGCTGATGCCGTCGTTGCTGCCCTCCGAGATGATCCGCTCAATCTGGCAATGATTACCCTTGCCAAGCACTATGGCGCTCCCCATATTGTGACTCGGATGCGTAACCGAGATTTTGCCGAACCCTATCGTCTTGCCGGAGCACATCATGTTATCAGCACTGTTGACTTGGCAGTGAATACAATGGTGACGGTGCTGGAATATCCCCAAGTAGAATCGATGATGCACTACGAGCAGGGGCAAGTAGAAATTTTCAAACTATCACTTCCACCGGATTCCCATGTGGCTGGTCGTAGCGTTGCTCTAATCGCTAAGGATTCCCGTTTCCCAGAGGGTTCTTTGATCATTGGCTATCAACCCCATCCTCATGCTGATCTTGTCATTCCCAATGGCAATACTACGCTAGAAGCAGGGTCAACGATTCTAGTAGTGACTAAATCTGAACAGTTGCATCAGGTGGTTGATTATTTGGCTCTTCGCTCTAGTCATCCTCCAGCTTCAGGAGTTGCTCATTGAGGGTTTTGATGCGCTCTTCAACGACTTCTTCTGAGAGAATCCGTCGGCGGAGAGCATCAGTGAGTGCCCCTTTTTCGGCGAGGAGCAATTGCCGACGAATCGCGTCTAGTTTGGTGCGACCTGCGCTTCGCAGCAGCGCTTCGCTATCGCCAAGTGCATCCGAAAGACTTTCACCATTACTTTCAGACGCTCGCCCCGGACGCTGATTGTAGATATCCCGCAATGTTCTCTCAGACGCAGCCACCCGCACCTGATAAGCCGCTCGCATCTCTTCGTAGACGGCTTTGGGCAAAACTCCCGATTTGAATAGATCATCTAATTCATCCTGAGCTGCCTTAGCTGTCATGAGTTGGGCTTGCAATTCCTCAATCTGATGGTACGATTCCGAGCGGTGAGCGACCTTTAAGCGTCGCACAACCCAAGGCAGACTCAGCCCCTGTCCCACCAGAGACACCAAAACAATGCCCAAGACGATCGCAATTAGTTTCTCTCGTCCTGGCAATCCAAGCGGTAAGCTCAAAGCCAAGGCGGTTGAGAGCGATCCTTTAATATTGCCGACAAACAGAACGTGCCGCCAGCGCATCGGAATGGGTCGGTCAAAAAACCGAACCGTCGCTAACAGTGGATAAACGGTAATTGCCCTCCCGACTTGATAGGCAATAAAGGCTAAGAAAACGGCTGGCAATGTCTCCCAGAGAGTGTTGATATTAATCTCTAAACCAATGAGTAAAAAAATAAAGGTATTGACCCCAAAGCCAGCGTATTCCCAGAAGCTAAACAACGTTACTTGAGTCGAGGCTGAGGTTACTTGAGAATGCTCGAAGTTGCCAACAATCAATCCCGCTACAACAACAGCCACTACACCCGATACGTGGAGAAACTGACCCGCTTGGAAAGCTCCCAAGGCAATGGCAACGGTGAGGAGAATGCTACTCAATGGGTCATCGGATTGGCTTAATAAACCAATACTGAGGTAGCCCAATGCGGCACCCACTAAGGCACCGCCGATGATGACGAACAAAAATTCCTGGACTACGTATAAAGGCGATAATGTACCCGTCTTGTAAACGGTCAAAATCAGACTAAATAAAACGAGAGCCACATCATCGTTAACCAGACTTTCACCCTCAACGAGGGTGACTAAGCGGTGAGGCGCAGACACCTCCTTAAACACCGCAATCACTAGGGCTGTATCTGTAATGGACAAAATCACGCCGACCAATGAGGCGGGTATCCAATCTAAACCGAGCTCTAGTCTCAGTAAAACTGAAGTAATGCCAGCACACAGCAGAATTCCCGGCCCCGCCAGCAGGGCAATGGGTTTAATCGTACTTCGCAAACGACTGATATCTGTATTCAGTGCAGCTTCAAAGAGCAGAATCGGCAAGAATAAATTGAAAATTAGGGAAGAGTCTAGGCGGATGCGATTGGTCTCAGGCAAAAGCTCAGTAATGGCTAGCCCTGCCAACACCAAACCTGCAATATAAGGAATACGAAGTCGGCGTGAGATGAGGGCAACCCCTGTGGCGACCAGCAACAGGACGATCAGAACGGTTAATACTTCCGCCAGGTTGCTATCGCCGCCTGAGACGGGGACTGCCAGGAGGATGCGATCGCGCAGCATCCCGATCGGGTTATCGCAATAGCGAAGCGGTAGTGAGTTTACGAGCGTCAGCATCCCGATAGGGCTATCGTCTAGCCATTGCATAGCATCTACTTACTCAGATAAAGGACAAATCTAGGGTCAGGTTCCACAGAACAACTCTTCGTATCTTAAGGGATGAACTGAAACTCAACCTAGAGGGTTTTCTGATTCCAACCCTCAGCTTTGTACCGTTGCATCCTGAGTCAAATTTTGCTATTGCGATCAACTTGCTATTGTGTTAAACCTGTATCTTTCATATAACTCAACAGCCAATTAGCTGCCGTAGCTCGGCGAGTCTGCCGGGGACCAAATTCACCGATTTTATAACCTTTAAAACCCAATTGCTCTTTTAACAGTTGTTTATTGGCTGGTGGAATCGAGCGAGTCAATTTTACTGTTGCAGGACGGCTTTCAATAAAGTTCGGTGGTTCTGGATATTCCTCTTGCCATTCAGGAGCAACCTGGGTAATATCCCATTGATTTGCGGTTGAATCATAGCGATATCCTAGATAGTTCCAAACCAGTTTATTGACGGTATCATCGGCAATTTCTTCATTCAATATTGCCCAGATAGTATCGGGAGTGAGTGAGGGGAGTTCATGCATGAGTAGGTATTCTTTGTCAATACGGATTTGTTATCAGTTGTATTCTCAGGCTATCAATGATCGGCTTTCGCTCTTACTGGAATCTCTACGATAAACTCTGCTCCTTGCCCTGGGGTAGAAATGCAACTGATATGTCCCTGATGTTTTTCTACCACAATCTGGTAGCTAATGGCTAATCCTAAACCCGTACCACTCCCTACAGGCTTGGTAGTAAAAAATGGGTCAAAGATCTGATGCTGCACTTTCTGATTCATCCCAGTCCCATTGTCAGCAATCCGAATCACAACAAAATGAGGAATTTCCTCTGGGAATGAGGGAGACTGGATAGAGGTTTTTTGCTCTGTCTTGTCCCCGCTCTTTTGTGGTTCCCAGCCCCCATCTCTTACCTGAGTAAATATGGTAATTCGGCGCGGAACTGCTTGATTTTCTAGGGCATCAATTGCATTACTGAGCAAATTCATAAACACCTGATTTAATTGACTGGCATAACAAGTAATCAGGGGAAGTTGACCATAGTTTTTTATCACTTCAATCTCAGGGGTGTCACCTTTGGATCTTAGGCGATGCTGCAAAAGTAATAAAGTATTGTCGATGCCTTCGTGAATATCAACTGATTTGAGTTCGGATTCATCCAGTCTAGAAAACAGCCGAAGTGAGCGCACAATTTGGTGAATGCGCTCCGCCCCCACTTCCATTGAGTTCACGAGTTTTTGCCAATCGTTGACCAAAAAAAACCAATCGATTTCCTGAATAATCTGCTGAATTTCAGGTGTGGGATTAGGGTAAGTCTGCTGATAAATTTCGATTAAGCGGCTGAGGTCTTGAAAGTATTCCCTAGCCACATGAAGATTGCCGTAAATAAAGCTGACAGGATTATTGATTTCATGAGCAACGCCTGCAACCATTTGCCCCAAACTCGACATTTTTTCGGCTTGAATCAGTTGGGCTTGGGTGCGTTTTAATTGTGATAAGGTTAGTTCTACTTCTCTCGCCTTTTCTTGTTTTCGTGCTTCTGATTCTCGCAGTGCTTTCTCTACTAGTTTGCGTTCAGTAATATCGAGTATCGTGCCAAACAGTCGAATAACCTGTCCTTGTTCGTTGAAAATGGCTTTCCCTCTGGCCTCAACATACCGGATAGAACAATCAGGGCGTACCAGGCGAAAGTCAGATTCGTAGGATTTTCCAGATTTCAACACTTGCTCAATCAATTTTTTCCATAAAGCTCGGTCATCATGATGAACTTTCTTTAAAAGCTGAGCATGGTTTGGTTCTGGATCTCTTGGATCAAGACCAAAAATGCGGAATAATTCTTCTGACCAAGTAATTTTTTGAGTGATGACATCAAATTCCCAACTCCCGACATGAGCAACTCGTTGAGCCGTTGCCAGGTTCGCCTCACTCCGTCGTAGTTTTTCGTCTGCCCGTTTGCGATCGCTAATTTCCTGCTGGAGTCGGCTATTTTGTTGTTTTAACTGCTGAGAGAGGCGTTGAATGGTCAGTTGATTTTCGATTCGTGCTAAAAGTTCTTCGACTTGAAATGGCTTAGTAATATAGTCAACGCAACCCCCCTTAAAGGCTTTGACTTTTTCCACCGTTTCATTTAATGCCGTCAGGAAAATAATTGGAACTTCTTTCGTTTCGTCCCTAGATTTCAGCCTACGACACACTTCATTACCATCCATATCTGGCATGATAATATCAAGCAAAATCAAATCAGGGGGAGATGCGATCGCGGCATTCAAGGCTAGTTGTCCAGAAATAGCCCTTTGCACTTTATACCCCCGTTCGATCAGAATTTGGGATAAAAAACGTAGGTTTGTTGGTTTATCATCAACCAATAAAATTCTCGGTTCTTTATTATTACTTGTAATGGATGTTTTTTTGCCCATATTCCATTACCCACGCTTAAGCCTTTAACACTTGTTGAGTGACATTCACAATGACATCAAGACGAAAATCATTAAACAAATCGGTTAAAGCTTCAGATAGAGCCGTATTTTCTGGGGGAATTTGCTGAATTAAATCAAAAACTAAGTCTTCATTCACTACATTCGCAGCCTGATAAAGTTCTTTTACCCAAAGTATGGGCATCTTAGCCAATTCTGAGAGAAAAAATGAATCCGATTTTTCGCCCGTCTTATCTCCTTTTCGAGATGCCTGAGGGGATGGAGGTAAATCTTCATAAATGTAACGCACTTCCAGGTATTCAGCGAGCTTTTCAAAGATTACTTCTTCAGTAAAAGGTTTACGGACAAAATCATCGGAACCGATGGCTAAAAGCTCTCCCCGCTTTTCCTCGAAAGTACTCGCTGTCAGTGCAATAATCCGGGTAGTCGGGGGAGAGTTTGATAATAGGGAAACACTCAAAGACTGATTGGAGGCAAAAACTGGCTGTCTCTCCCCATTACTCCATCGTCTTGTATCTGTCCCTCTGCCTGTGTGTCTCTGTCTTTCCCTAGCTCGAATTTGTCTAGTCGCCTCTAATCCATCCATTACAGGCATCCGTGTATCCATCAAAATCAGATGAGGCTGCCAACTCTCCCATAGAGCTAATCCTTCAACACCATTTTCAGCCTCCCGCACCTCAAAACCAATCGGTTGGAGCAATTTAACGAGGAGTAAACGGTTTTCTTTGCTATCATCAACCACAAGCAGGCGATACACCTCTTGATTTGGCTCTAAACCTATGACACGCCGGAGGGGTTTGGTGATCAGTTCAATCGAATCTGGCTCATCAATTTTAATATCA of the Allocoleopsis franciscana PCC 7113 genome contains:
- a CDS encoding nucleotidyltransferase family protein, encoding MKQKLPIQLPPAMMDAIASHIPEFCQRWKIAEFYFFGSVLRDDFRPDSDIDVMVRFDAEATWGLLEFVRMKDELEILLKREIDLVTKTSIEQSHNWIRRQEILDTAQVAYVAG
- a CDS encoding cation:proton antiporter, yielding MLRDRILLAVPVSGGDSNLAEVLTVLIVLLLVATGVALISRRLRIPYIAGLVLAGLAITELLPETNRIRLDSSLIFNLFLPILLFEAALNTDISRLRSTIKPIALLAGPGILLCAGITSVLLRLELGLDWIPASLVGVILSITDTALVIAVFKEVSAPHRLVTLVEGESLVNDDVALVLFSLILTVYKTGTLSPLYVVQEFLFVIIGGALVGAALGYLSIGLLSQSDDPLSSILLTVAIALGAFQAGQFLHVSGVVAVVVAGLIVGNFEHSQVTSASTQVTLFSFWEYAGFGVNTFIFLLIGLEININTLWETLPAVFLAFIAYQVGRAITVYPLLATVRFFDRPIPMRWRHVLFVGNIKGSLSTALALSLPLGLPGREKLIAIVLGIVLVSLVGQGLSLPWVVRRLKVAHRSESYHQIEELQAQLMTAKAAQDELDDLFKSGVLPKAVYEEMRAAYQVRVAASERTLRDIYNQRPGRASESNGESLSDALGDSEALLRSAGRTKLDAIRRQLLLAEKGALTDALRRRILSEEVVEERIKTLNEQLLKLEDD
- a CDS encoding potassium channel family protein; the protein is MYVLIGGAGLVGLNLAQELVSLGHTIAVIDIDPAACRYAREQVGVMAFDGSAVNTQLLLEAGIRKADAVVAALRDDPLNLAMITLAKHYGAPHIVTRMRNRDFAEPYRLAGAHHVISTVDLAVNTMVTVLEYPQVESMMHYEQGQVEIFKLSLPPDSHVAGRSVALIAKDSRFPEGSLIIGYQPHPHADLVIPNGNTTLEAGSTILVVTKSEQLHQVVDYLALRSSHPPASGVAH
- a CDS encoding hybrid sensor histidine kinase/response regulator, whose amino-acid sequence is MGKKTSITSNNKEPRILLVDDKPTNLRFLSQILIERGYKVQRAISGQLALNAAIASPPDLILLDIIMPDMDGNEVCRRLKSRDETKEVPIIFLTALNETVEKVKAFKGGCVDYITKPFQVEELLARIENQLTIQRLSQQLKQQNSRLQQEISDRKRADEKLRRSEANLATAQRVAHVGSWEFDVITQKITWSEELFRIFGLDPRDPEPNHAQLLKKVHHDDRALWKKLIEQVLKSGKSYESDFRLVRPDCSIRYVEARGKAIFNEQGQVIRLFGTILDITERKLVEKALRESEARKQEKAREVELTLSQLKRTQAQLIQAEKMSSLGQMVAGVAHEINNPVSFIYGNLHVAREYFQDLSRLIEIYQQTYPNPTPEIQQIIQEIDWFFLVNDWQKLVNSMEVGAERIHQIVRSLRLFSRLDESELKSVDIHEGIDNTLLLLQHRLRSKGDTPEIEVIKNYGQLPLITCYASQLNQVFMNLLSNAIDALENQAVPRRITIFTQVRDGGWEPQKSGDKTEQKTSIQSPSFPEEIPHFVVIRIADNGTGMNQKVQHQIFDPFFTTKPVGSGTGLGLAISYQIVVEKHQGHISCISTPGQGAEFIVEIPVRAKADH
- a CDS encoding DUF1823 family protein; amino-acid sequence: MHELPSLTPDTIWAILNEEIADDTVNKLVWNYLGYRYDSTANQWDITQVAPEWQEEYPEPPNFIESRPATVKLTRSIPPANKQLLKEQLGFKGYKIGEFGPRQTRRATAANWLLSYMKDTGLTQ
- a CDS encoding HepT-like ribonuclease domain-containing protein, coding for MSRDSASLIDIVRDGELILQFAQGVSREQLESDVMRQSAILYQITIMGEATKRLSREFRSQHTEVPWDDIAGMRDMIAHQYDRLDMNIVWQVIQRNIPDLLIMIVPLLPVQDD
- a CDS encoding GTPase family protein, whose amino-acid sequence is MVRLKPWQWVVLATPIAIIIVFLLISAGRQIHEWGINWIWAVFTLLLVGWRWLLVKWTRSEVNQLEAVLAEVNQELESTADDTTVQPTGTDATSKAEIAIQDILKDAQNDPPIWEDWSIFWKRCQEVVVAIAHIYHPEVKYPLLSIYVPQAYGLIRGTMDDMDRWMQKLSPALNQVTVGQAYQAYEVYRKLEPTARKLWQVWNWAQWVLNPAAAAARVASQGSSNQATQQLLVNLGQSLRAAALRNLCRQAIALYGGTTQLPSEFATTTPTLPKAKTQTLREILTQAEPTEAVEQKPVNILLVGRTGSGKSSLINTLFQADLAEVDVLPSTDRIQNYHWQSQSGETLTLWDTPGYEQVNRGDLRELVLDYATNADLLLLITPALDPALQMDVDFLKDMKADIADLPAIAIVTQVDRLRPIREWEPPYDWEWGDRPKEKAIREATEYRAQLLDNFCDFVLPVVTSDSKTGRTAWGVDALSLALVDAIDPVKQLRLARFLRNLEARTVAAAKIIERYTFQMATTQGLTTLLKSPVLQFISTLTTGQPTLAYLLAEQIPVEQLPVVIGKLQMAYDLFSLLSSGETNIRNFDLLSLWPLLLENPASPERNAWAFGHALVEYWTQNLTDKQLRERIEYYLNTTVNN